The DNA sequence GTGAGGGTGCAGTTTTGGGTGGTGATGACGAATGAGGGTTGTAGGTGGGTGTGGTCTTGAGAGGGTTGCGAGTCGGGTGAAACGAGCTGGCTGCAAGCCAGTGGTGACCAACTAAGGAGAATTTGTAATCATGAGACAATCAGCGAACTCGAGAGACGAATCGCTCGCTACCAGACTTTGGAAATCGATCAACTCATCCATGCCGTCTATCACTTACAGTCAGATATTCACCATTTTGGTGGTGTTTTTGATGGTAACAAGTCTAAGTTTCTCCGCGATGGCAACAGGTGGAATGGATCGCGTGGAGGATCGGACTACCGAGTCCAGTTTATTAACACAAACTTTTTCCGAGGAGGAACCAACAGAGTACGCCGCCGTTTCTGACGGTCTTGGTAATGTAAGATTGATAGACACTTCTGATGGATCAACTATCTGGACGGCTGATGTAACGGGCTCTTTTACCGAGTCGGTCCAGATAGGACCGAATCGGGAATACGTATATATGGGTGATACTAATGGAAATGTCTATATCTTATCGTTTGATAATGGTGAAACGATCGATTCTTGGCAACCACATGCCGATACTGTGACAGATATACGAATTCCGTCAGATGGTGAAAATATGTACACTGTCGGGGACGATTCTTATTTAAGAGTGACTGATTTAAGCACTCAATCAGAGGAGTGGAGAATAAGTTTAGACGACTTTTATGTATGGTCGTTAGCTATTTCGGAGGAGCATAATTTAGCATTTGCTGGTACGTATGGGGGAATGGTAAAGGCTGTAGACTTAGACACTCAAACTATTGAATGGCAAAGGGATGTTGGTTCCCGAACCCACGATTTATCAATATCTGACGATGAATCGTCATTAGCAGCCGTTGCTAATCGTGAAAACATATATAATTTAGATCCAGAAACAGGGGATATTTTAACACAATATCATGATAGCAATAGTTATTTCCGAGGTGTTGGAATATCTCCCGAAGGTGACAAGACTGTTGCTGGTAATAATGACGGCTACCTCGTCGCTTTCGATAGTGACGGAAATGAACTTTGGTCAAAAACCCCTCACACTGACTCCGTTCGAGCTGGCGCAATAACGCCAAATGGGATATATACCGCTAGCGGTGACAGTGATGTGAAAGGGTATGATAGTAGTGGGGGCGAGGAATGGACGAACTCAATGTCTAGTGAGATATGGTCGCTCGATTTGACATATGACACTGGTGAATCGATTACCGGCCAAGTAACCGATCAATCCGGCGACCCAGTTAATAACGCCACGGTCGAACACTGGGGCATCTCCGAAACCGTCTTTGACGAAAGCGCCATCGACGACCTCGAGTCAGAAATCACATCCCTAGAGCAGGACCTGAACGACCTCGAGCCCGAAGACTGGCAAACCTTCACCGACGACTTCGCCGATGCAGCGGGCTCACCGATGCTCGATCTCGAGGCCTACCGAGATGACATAGGCGACACTACGTACCCACTCGTACACGAGGAAGAGGACTGGGGCGTCGGCACCACAACCATCATCTCCTCGAGCGTCGACGACCCACGGATCACGACCGACGCCGACCAGCCAGTGATCATCTCGCTGTGGGACCCCGACGAAGGGGGCACGTTCATCGACAACCAGGTTGACCAGAGCTTCCCCGGCGCAACCACCGATGGCACCGTAGTTATCGAACAACTCGGACCCAGTGGCATCGAAGACACACGCACGGTGGACACCCGATCGATCTACGAAACCACGGGCGCTACGCCGTGGTCGACCAACGAACATCACGCTGTCCGAACCTCGCTTCCCGAAGGCGTCTACCGTGTCTACCCCGATGGCAATCCAGCAGCCAGCTACACCTTCACGGTGGGCGAACCCGACGCAATCTTCGACTCATGGACCGCAGACCTCGAGAATCAACTGACGAATCTCGGGGACCGGGCAGACATCCTCTCGGACGAAATCAACTTGCGCGAAAACGCCGACTTCGATCACCTCGTGAACGAAGGCATTGCCGTCAGAGAACGAACCACGACCAACGAAACGGGCCACTTCGAACTCGAGGTCGACTCATCGGTTCGGACAGTGAACGTCCAGGCGTACAAGGCTGATGGCGAAATTCTCGAGATTATCGAATCCGCCGCCGATGGCGAGGACCCATCACTCGATGACGTGTCGATACAAGACCTTCGTGAGTACCGTTTGGATGGCTACAACGGCTCCTTTTACCTTCCGATGGGGACCACTACGGTCGACACTACACAGGAAGAAATCGACCCGATCGAAGTACAGGTCTACCGGTCGAACGGTTTGCCGCTTGATGATATTGACCGCTTCGAGGAACTGCAAGAGTGGCTCGAGAACGAGTTCTTCGATCAGAATCTCACCGACTTCGAAAACCAGTTTGAAGACTTGATTGAGGGCCTGGAGAACGAAGAACTGGATGAATTTTACGAACAACTCGAGGGCTACGCCGAACACAATGACGAACTTCGCGAGCTGATCGAGGAGTTCGATGAGAACGACGACCTGGAAGACCGAATCATCGAACTGCAAGAGAAAATCGACGACTTGGAAACGATCACAGCCGCACCGGGTGACGGCGAAATCGACGACGGCCTCCTCGAGTTTTCACAGGTATTCCCAATGTCTATCGATGACGCTATCGTGACCATCGTCTACGAGAACGGTGACGCCGAAACCGTTCCCGAAGAGTACGTCACGGTCCAATCAGCCGGGATTCTCAGCGGTGATGAAGTCGTCGTCGAGGGCTACGAAATCGACACTGACCGGGCCGTCGCAGACGTTCGCGTCCAGACGGTGGGCGAGAACCGAATCGCGACGGGCTCGAGTCCAATCCCGAATCCGGCATTCCAGGGGAGTGTCGCTGAATTGGATGCCGTCCAGTTCTCGACGCTCGCTCCCGGGCCGGACGAACGCCTCACGGTCGGCCTCACGCCTTCGGATGGCACGGAGTTCGAGCAGATCACGAGCGTCGAAGCGTTCAACGGCAACGACGAACAGATAGACGCCGAAATCACTGACGACGATCGCGTGTCCTTCCGGACTGACGGCGAAGGCGTCCATACGGTTCGGATGACCTACGAATCAGCTTCCGGTGACACCTTCCAGGTGACTGAACGCGTTCGCGCGGGCGAAGCACCGGGCACCGACCGGGCGGTTATCCGTGCAGGCAAGACCGCCGTTGGGCCACACGCAGTCGTGGGGGCAGACCTCGAGAGCGCCCGGATTACCGAAGCCGATGACGGCACGCTCGAGATTGACGCCATTATCGGGCAGGGAGAGAACCCACCGGGCGAACTCCACGTGATGCCCGAACGAATCCTGAGCGGCGACGTTCACGAACTCGAGATATCGATTTACGAGGGCGACCTGGAACGCCAACTCGAGGACAGCCACGTCGCCGTCCAAATTCACTTCGATAGCTACAGTGAAGATGCTATCGCGTGGCGCGACGGTGACGCCATCTATCGCGGTGGGGATACTCGCCACGGCGAGGTACAAGAACGCGAGAGCGGCAACTCCATCTTGAGTTCCTATACACACGATGACGGCACGATCACAATAACCGTCAACGCTGATCCGAATCGACGTGACCGGTTCCGTCACGCCATCGATCAGTACTGGCCGTCGTTCGATTGGGACGACCTCTCGCCGCTGATGACTGACTTGCTCATGTTCCTCACGTACACGCTCGAGGCCACTGTCGAAACCACGGCTCTCGAAGCGCAGACGACGGCGACACTCGAGACGGCTACCCAACCCGTAACGACACCAGCCACCGCCGGAGCTACAGAGGTGATAGTATGAGCCGACGCAACGAGCGACCGATTTCGAGACGCCACTTCCTCAAAACCGGGCAGGCGCTCGCGGTCACCGTCGCCACGCTCTCACCGACTGCCTCGGCGCTTCGCTCGAGAGTCCGTGGCTGGTCACCGCCCTCGGATGCTGTCTCACACTCGAACGACCGCTATAGTTGGCTCTTCCACGTCGAGGAAGGCAAGATGGACCGTCTCGAGGACTGGATCGAACGCAAAGACCACCGTCGCCTCGAGTCGCCCTACACGCACGCACCGACGAACCGCGTGATGGTCGTCGCCAAACCCGCCGATATCGGCGTTCGCAACCGCGACCAGTTGTTCGCGAGTGACGTACTCTCGGAAGCCTCGTGGGTACGCTCTGGCACAATCGAACTCAATCGCAAACGCCATCTGGCCGACCCAATCGACCTCGATTCTACCCGCGACACGTCCATCCACGATACCTCGTGGGCACAACGGCGGTGGCTCAACTTCGCCGCCGAAGGCGTTCCATCGACGACGGGCGTGGCCTTCGAGGGCGATATGGAGGAGACGACGATGTTGGATTCCCGTCGCCACACAGGCGCGCTCACCAGCCACCTCGATGAATACGGCCTCGAGTGGCCCGACGCCTCGAACGTCGCGCTCGCCGTATCGGATACTGGTATCAATGATGGCCCGACGTTCGAAGCCGACGATGGCACAACCCGGATTCTCGAGACCTCGAAAAACCACCTCGATAGCGAGACGGGCGTTGAGGCTATCACGGACGGTAACGGCCACGGGACTGCGGTGGCCTCTTACGCTGCGGCCAACTCCTCGAGAACCCACCGTGGGTATGCACCCGACGCCCAACTGCTCGGACTGAAATCCCTGGATGATGGGGGCGCTGGTGAAACAGCCGATATCGCAGATTCGATCACCTACGCCGCCGATCAGGGCGCAGACGTACTCGTGATGAGCCTTGGATCGTTCGCCTACAGCGCAACCATCCAACGCGCACTCGAGTACGCTGTCGACTCCGGCACGATTCCGGTCGCCGCCGCCGGAAACGACCGCCAATTCTCTCGCTGGCTGGCAACGCCGGCCTCGAGCGACCACGCTATCGGCGTCGGGGCCACGACGGTCGAATCACCGGAAGACACTCTGAGTGCGTACTACTCAAATACGGGGCCACACGACGGCCTGATCGACACCTCTGGCGGGGAAACTGCCGGAGCAATGCCGACGATTGGCGCTCCGGGCTGTAAGACCGTCGCCGAAGTCGTTTCGACACGCGGCACTGTCGATCACGTCGATTACACGGGTACGAGCATGGCCGCCCCACACGTCGCGGGCGTCATTGCCCTGCTCGTAGCTCACGAGGGCCGCCTTGAGTACGAGGACGTGATAGATCGACTCCAGGCCGCCGCTTCGCCGGTTCCTAACGCCGCCGAAGAGGAAGTGGGCGCTGGCCTACCACACGTTGCCCGGACGCTCGCGGGTGTCGAAAGCGAGGAAACACAGGCTGAGGCGATGACGACCGAAGCTCGAGAGCGCGGGCTCGCGTACGACGCCCTGTCGAATTACCCGCTCACCCAGATTGCGGGCACACTCGAGTCCTGGTACTAATCCCTATGACCGACAGCACACCCACCCAAATGAGCGCAAGCGACAGCCAACACCAGGGCTCTCGAAGCCGACGTGGCTTCCTCCGAACGCTCCCGACCTCGCTTACGCTGGGTACTATCGGGTCTGTCCAGTCAGCGACCGCCAACGAAGGCACCGAGTACGAGTGGGTCAATGACGGTGACTATATCGAGCGTACGTTCGACGAAGACACGCTCCTCGAGTGGGTACCGTTCCTCAATATCTCGAGTGACGCCCGCCGCAAATTCATCGGCCTGTACGGGTTCACCGCCCGATCACCGGATCACGATACCGACGCCCACTGCTTTTGGGCGCGGTACACTCACCAAGAGTCGGCAGCCGATGATATGGGATTCTGGGACGAAGCCGCTGGCTGGATGAGCTCAGATTCTCACCTTTGGGATCACGAGCCATCTACGATTTTCACCGATAGCCAAACCGGTGAGTTCCGGAAGGCAATCGCCACGGGCTACCATCACTACCCACTCGAGATATCGGCGATGAACGCACCACTGACACAGTTCTACGGCACTCGAGATAGCCACCTACACCTCAACGTCGTCGACCCGTGGCACCACTATACGGTTGACCATAATGAGCAGGGCCAGGACCCAACTTATTTCGGGCGCTTTGAATCGTTCATCGCGAACCGCGATTCGTGGGAGGAGCAGAACATCTTCAAAAACTCGAACCCACTGGCAATCGACAACCCGTGGGCGCTTGCAGATGGCCGGGCCGATTCCTGGTGGGACGAAAGCACTCGTGACGCGCGTGCAGCCCGCATCTGGGCCTACCTCGGCCTACGCGGGGCCGGTGACGTTGACTCGAGTGTCCTACCAGCCCTCTACTGAAATCATGATCCAAACACTACATCCGAGATACTCAGCAGGCGGTGTACCCCCACCTCTGAGTGATCCAACCCCACACTCGAGTACAGCCCGCTAACCAACCTCCCGATCTCGTTCCTTTTAGGAACACTCCGAATCCAATGAGACACTTCACCAAACTCACTGCCGTGTTCATGCTGCTCGTCGTCGCGATGGCGGCCATGACCGGCTCCGTTGCAGCCGCAGAATCACCCGTAATCACTACCGAAAGCGACCTCGACGAAGGCGTTACCGTCCAGAACTTCAACGCCTCGAGTGAGCAAACCTCAACACTTCAGTTCGAGACGGACACGACCGTCGACACTAACTCCGTGTCGGTGACGATCGAAGCCCAAAACGGTACTCACTACGACAAAGACGACAACTACGCCGACTACGAACTTGTCGAAGAGAATAACGTCGATGGCAACGACGTTCACGCGTTCAACATCGGCCACGACGACCTCGAGACGGTGCCGATCGACGCCAACGGCACGACCGATATCGACATCACGGTCGCACACACGTACACTGACACCGAAGGCAACACGGTCACCGACGAGACGACCATCACCGTAACGCTCGAGGCGACCAACGAGCGAACCGTACTCTTCGTGAACGAGGAAGCGCTCGAGAATGACGACGTTGGCCCGGAGATCGACGTTGACGAGTACGAATCGCCGTGGTACTCAAGCGATGACGACACACCGGACACCTACCACATCGAAGACGATCTCGCCATCGACGGCGCGAACACGACGGTCTACGTGTTCTTCGACCACGATGACATGGCTGAGGCGTTCGACACCGAAGCCGATTCGGAGTCGTTCATCTCGGATCTGACGTTCTTCGATACCGATGAGGAGACCGTCTACCGCGTCTACGCCGACTCGCCCGGTGACGCGACCGACGCCGACGAGGATACCTACATGCTGGTTCACAGCAACTCGCTGGAACTCGTCATCGGTGACGAGTACGACGGCGAAGAGTCCCTCGAGGGCCACGTTGGAAGCCACGCACCTGGCGACCTCGATGACGTTGGCTTCTGGGACCTCCAGAGTACGTACTTCGACCTGCAAGACATGAGCTTCCTGAGCCTGGACTTCGCGTCGACTGATTTCTGGGAGTCGCTCTGGGATGCGCGCTCGGCTAACGGCGGGCTGCTGCCCGTCCTGTCCGTGATGGCCGGTGGCATTGCCGTGACCCGTCGCCGTCCGGGGGCCTAAACCTACGATGAGCCAGCGAACACAGGCACTAGGCCGTGTGTGGTCGCTACTCTGGCAGTTCACAGTTGGGTACGTCCTCGCTTTGATCATCGGGATTATCGCGATGATTTGGGCGATACTCGACTTGCTGTGGCAACTGATCAGTGGCCGGAACGATTTCTCCGAAGACTCACTGCCCGCACAGTGGGTCTCGAGGACGATTTCGTGGAATGCTACCCAAACCATCTACGGTTTGACAGGCGGGGCCGATAGAAAATGGCGACCGCTGCCCTGACCTGACGAAACCAGTTTTCGCGGTTGCCCGTTTGGACACCACTCACCAGTCGTGAGCGTGAGTAGTGCGTCAGTTCGACTCTGACGGCGGGCACTTATGGCAACGACCTCAAGCAATGCCAGTTCCAACCCATCCCAGACTGACCGCCTACCTCAAGATGGCTTCGAGGCCACGCTCAAAGAGACGGGCGTCCGGCTGTCCGGTCTTACCCGACACGACGCCGTGACTCGGCGCTACAAACCGCTGGGCGGGTACACTCGCTTTTCGATGAGCGAACCGTTCGAGACGCTTCGGGATGCAATCCACCTCGAGTCTCGACTTCGACTCAAGCCACCGGGAGCGTTCAAACCCACGGCTTCAACCCGTAAAGCTCGCGTGTGGGAAGCCTACGGTCATACGGTCACGCTTCGAAAGCCGGACCTGTTCGGTTCGTGGACGCTCACCGTCAACGGCCAGTCACGACTCGAGAGTGTCGAGCGACTCGAGGCGTTCGAAGCCGCCGCCGAAGCAATGTTCGAAATCGTCGAGCGACAGTGACCGGCCATGCCGGGCAAAGACAAAGGCGGCTGGTACGGCGACTCTCGAGGCCACTCGGATGCCGCCCACCAACGATACGAAAACCGAGTCCAAACGTGGCTTCGCCGTGTTCGCTGGAAACTCGGCGACCTCTTCGGGCGGCTCAAACCCTGATCCAAATTCACCTATGAGATACAACACACCCAAACACGTAGCCGTCGCTCTCTTACTCCTGGTTTCAGTGCTGACAGTCGCCATGCTCTTGGCGTCGGCACCCGCCGTTGCGGAGACGACCAACGAGAGTGACGGCTCGCTGTTCGACGACCTCTCCGATGGGGAAACACAGACTCTCGAGACGGGAGAGGATGAGGAACCGGAGGGCTTCGCGGCTGTCCAACAGACTATCGAGGATACCGTCATCACGACGTACACACTGTTTCGGGGCTCAACAGCGGGCCTCTATGACCGCGTGCAATACGAAGCCGGTCAGATCAATCCGTTCGCCGAACCCGTAGACGTCGGCCATCAGGCTAACGAGACGGTCATGCTTGTGAACGGCAACGACGACGCGATCGTTTCCTATCTGAACAACCAGACCAACGCCGCACCCGATGGCGACCTCGAGTACCACCAGTTCACGCTCGTGGGCGAAAATAGCGATGGCGAACCCGTCGAAGAGACGTTCGATGTCGGCCTCGAGTACGATCACGACGCCGAAGAATACGTGACGGTCGAAGCCGCTCGAGAGAGTACGCACGAACCGGATGAAGAACACGTCCATAAGGGCTTCCTCGCAGAAGAGACCGCTGGTGAAACCGTCTACCTCCTCGAGAACTTCGTCTACGATGACGAGCCAATCGATGAGGAATACATCGCCCGCTCGACAACGCGCTATG is a window from the Natronosalvus amylolyticus genome containing:
- a CDS encoding S8 family peptidase, which codes for MSRRNERPISRRHFLKTGQALAVTVATLSPTASALRSRVRGWSPPSDAVSHSNDRYSWLFHVEEGKMDRLEDWIERKDHRRLESPYTHAPTNRVMVVAKPADIGVRNRDQLFASDVLSEASWVRSGTIELNRKRHLADPIDLDSTRDTSIHDTSWAQRRWLNFAAEGVPSTTGVAFEGDMEETTMLDSRRHTGALTSHLDEYGLEWPDASNVALAVSDTGINDGPTFEADDGTTRILETSKNHLDSETGVEAITDGNGHGTAVASYAAANSSRTHRGYAPDAQLLGLKSLDDGGAGETADIADSITYAADQGADVLVMSLGSFAYSATIQRALEYAVDSGTIPVAAAGNDRQFSRWLATPASSDHAIGVGATTVESPEDTLSAYYSNTGPHDGLIDTSGGETAGAMPTIGAPGCKTVAEVVSTRGTVDHVDYTGTSMAAPHVAGVIALLVAHEGRLEYEDVIDRLQAAASPVPNAAEEEVGAGLPHVARTLAGVESEETQAEAMTTEARERGLAYDALSNYPLTQIAGTLESWY